Below is a window of Mus caroli chromosome 2, CAROLI_EIJ_v1.1, whole genome shotgun sequence DNA.
TAGGCTGCAAATACATAGATATCAAAGTCCCATAGAAGACGATGACCACAGTCATGTGTGATCCACAAGTTGCAAAAGCCTTGCGCCTGCCCTCAGTAGAGTTCATCCTCAGAATGGTTATGAGGATGAGGAGGTAAGACACAAGGACAACCAGAAGagaacaaatcaaatcaaaaatgGCAAATACTAAAATTATCAACTGAATTTCATGAGTGTTTGAACAGAGCAATGGTATCAAAGGGATGCAGTCACAGAAAAAATGATTGATTATATTGTAGCTGCAGAATGAAAGCCTGAACATCTTTAAAGTAATTATAAGAGACAGAAACAAACCATATAGATAAGCGATTACTATTAGGAGCCAACATTTCTTCTTTGACATGATGACATTGTAGAGCAGAGGgttacagatggccacatagcggtcataggacatggcagacaaaataaaaagctcacaggtaatgaacaaaagaaagcaagctagcTGAATAGCACAAAGATAATAGGATATTGTATTTTGGTTCACAACAAAATTTTCTAACATTTTAGGTCCTACAGCTGTAGAATAACCAAGATCAGTGACAGCCAAGTGTTtgagaaagaagtacatgggtgtttGCAGTCGAGAATCCACTATTGTGAGTATGATCATGCCCATATTTCCCATTAATGAGATCAGATAGATGATGAGGAACAGTCCAAACAATGGACCCTTCAGCTCAGGCTGATTAGTGATGCCTATAAGGATGAAATCTTTCACGTCTGTGAGGTTCTGTCTCTCCATGCAGTCATATTACTAAATTAATTCTGGGTAGGAACAGttaaatcaatttttaatgtCATCATAAGGTGATTTCTGTAATGCAATTTTGTCATATACATGGTACATTGAAACTATCTAATAGTTATTTCAAAATAGATACAgtttacaaatatatgtgtgtgtgtgtgcgtgtatgtatacatacacacacacatatatatacacacacacacacacaaacactcaaaaGTATATATGAAGAAAGTAAACTGTGAAATCTGATGATTTCACTGATATGAAATATAGTTCAATGGCTCAACTTGGAGAGAAATTGAATTATACATAAACTTGTTAAGACAAGAAAGCTTGTACATGACCTGCTCTAGAAAACTTCTAGCTCCAAACAATTATTGTATCAATAACAATTGCTTTCACTATTAAAAACTGTGACATAGATTAAATAAAAGATGAACAGATGTACTTTACtggttcatgcacacacacacacatatagtagaatAAAAGAAGATGTAAATATAGTACCATATTATGTAAAAGCAGTAAATActcttttttccttaatttcttttattatttaaatgcattttatacattgaacatattaataatattgagtgctttgagaatcaaataatacatacaaAATTTATTCAACTTTTCTATTCATATCGTTTCATACCCTAAacatatcattaatgaatatttaatactatccataactgaggattctatatctaatgttgaatactaaagtGGTTCAAAACATACAAAGTATTCTTTGGGAGCTAAGAACAGTAAAAGAGcatatgatatttaaaatgaatcattaagaaatatattcaaaaacctttatttgataccacctgacatggtgaaagagtatttaaaatgcattatgtaactgtgtacattgtctaacaataagtttactttaaaaactttATCAGTGCTTCTAGGAGATAAATTGTTTTATcactaagtatattttaaaattttcaaaatagcaaaaactttttgaagttaaacattaagaaaatgctaatttcaagcacagtgagaaaaattatcaatacttccatgatgtttgtagaacatgattttaatatttcaactgttaatattcaacaaacagaataaatattttaagatatatttcattgttatatctcccttttcatttctgattttattaatttcaatattgtctctgtgccctctggttagtctgtctaagggtttatctattttgttgattttctcaaagaacaagctcctggtttttgttgattctttgtatagttctttttgtttctatttggttgatttcagccctgagtttgactatttcctgggGTCTACTCCTCATGGGTGTATTTACCtctttttgttgtagagctttcaggtgtgctgtcaagcagTAACTACTCTTAGCTGCTGCATCATTTCCACATCCCCATAATTCaccaatttaaaataacaatatgaactaaacagaacccccagagctctatgggactaaaccaccaatcaaagaaaacacatggagggacttgtgtctctaactgcacatgtagcagaggatggcctagtctgtcatcaatgggaggagaggcccttggtcttgtgaaggttctatgccccagtataaaggAATGCccgggccaggaagcaggagggggtgggttggggagcaggggtaggggtaggggatagtagattttctgagaggaaactaggaaaggggataacatttgaaatgtaaataaagaaaatatctaattaaaaggggaaaaaaagaagtatgtGATGAGATACAGCTCAGTAGCATTCACCAATATCTGGGTTAGTTTCCtagtattttctaaaatatgtaatACATTCCTATAATTCTATTATCTGGCAGTAGAAACAGGGAGAATCAGAAGCTCAAGGATATAATCAACTACCAAGCAAATCTGAGGCAAGCCTGAGTTCTAGGAGACCATGtgtcaaaagaatgaaaaacagaaaaacataaagtTCCCTAAATTTCTTATACCTACATCTGGTACAGTTGAAAGTGCAAATATTCTTGATAAATATTTTGCTttggaaatataatttttatttttcagttgtaAAATGATGCTTAAATAAATAATGAGTTCAATAGGTCATAACGCATGCAAAATCTTCCCCTCTCTACCTCATTCTACTGACAGGACATGACTAAAACTAAACAAGACAATTCAATATCTAGATGAATCATATCATTttactatatatgtacatatctgtgAATCTTGTTACATATAAATTACACTTAATTAATTTGAATATATGTTTACAGTGTCTACCAAGGTGCTGTTCCAGTGAGAtagtgaatttaaaatatatgaggtTAAAACATTACATAACGTATTCAGTAACTGGAACAACAAATAGATGTTTCTTTACATCATTTTTCAGTTTAGTGTAACAAGGCTCATTGCTTTGTCA
It encodes the following:
- the LOC110289713 gene encoding olfactory receptor 8K3-like, yielding MERQNLTDVKDFILIGITNQPELKGPLFGLFLIIYLISLMGNMGMIILTIVDSRLQTPMYFFLKHLAVTDLGYSTAVGPKMLENFVVNQNTISYYLCAIQLACFLLFITCELFILSAMSYDRYVAICNPLLYNVIMSKKKCWLLIVIAYLYGLFLSLIITLKMFRLSFCSYNIINHFFCDCIPLIPLLCSNTHEIQLIILVFAIFDLICSLLVVLVSYLLILITILRMNSTEGRRKAFATCGSHMTVVIVFYGTLISMYLQPNYSHSFDTDKLASIFYTMIIPMLNPLIYSLRNKDVKNAGQKIWKKLCKI